One window of the Cryptomeria japonica chromosome 7, Sugi_1.0, whole genome shotgun sequence genome contains the following:
- the LOC131033935 gene encoding (R)-mandelonitrile lyase-like, giving the protein MEIFFLLISCLLMFTNHHHRFCSEAATSNLEYPYPFITADAQKAAGRSYDYIVVGGGTAGCPLAATLSQHYSVLLLERGDSPYGNHVVEDFKSFYKLIGGSTNYPYVAEGFVSEDGVQLLRARVLGGGTSINGGFYSRASTEYVRKMKWDEKLVNESYEWVEKLNAFEQYKLFTWNSAIKDGLLEAEVLPYNGYTLENLEGTKIGGSIFDKNGKRHTAADLLQYANPENIVVLLNATASRIRFNLESGKLKASGVEFTSSNDGLHYQVLLNQLSINSEVILSAGSIGSTQLLLLSGIGPRKQLKKMNITVLLDFPSVGKEVQDNPGVSFTIESAKPLETSYGQVVGILDNSQLYIEAGSFIQQNNVTNTQYLGLLVSKLGFPLSRGELWHKSIDPQDNPYVRYNYYSNPLDLQKCMFGMKVLVNVSMTPSIQEFAFTDNEYSKTLRFLGTTLPKNQSSDDALAKLCKDALVSFYHFHGGCQTGLVVDERYLVKGVDNLRVVDGSIFKDSPGTNPQATTMMLGRYMGIHILKERSNS; this is encoded by the exons ATGGAGATATTTTTTCTTCTGATTTCATGCCTGCTGATGTTTACAAATCATCACCATCGATTCTGTTCAGAAGCAGCAACATCTAATCTGG AATACCCATATCCATTTATAACAGCAGATGCTCAAAAGGCAGCTGGAAGGTCATACGATTACATCGTGGTTGGAGGAGGTACAGCTGGGTGTCCTCTAGCAGCAACTCTCTCACAGCACTACTCTGTTTTGCTATTGGAGAGGGGAGACTCTCCTTACGGAAatcatgttgtggaggatttcaaAAGCTTCTACAAACTAATCGGGGGTTCTACAAATTATCCGTATGTAGCGGAGGGGTTCGTCTCAGAAGATGGAGTGCAGTTGCTAAGGGCGAGAGTTCTAGGAGGGGGAACATCTATCAATGGTGGATTCTACAGCAGAGCGAGCACTGAATATGTTCGGAAAATGAAGTGGGATGAGAAACTTGTAAATGAGTCGTATGAATGGGTAGAAAAATTGAATGCCTTCGAACAATACAAGCTCTTCACTTGGAATTCTGCTATCAAAGACGGGCTTCTTGAAGCAGAAGTTCTTCCTTACAATGGATATACTTTAGAAAATTTGGAGGGGACCAAGATCGGTGGCTCAATTTTTGACAAGAACGGAAAGAGACACACAGCTGCAGATCTTCTCCAGTATGCAAATCCAGAAAATATTGTAGTTCTTCTGAATGCTACTGCTAGCAGAATCCGCTTCAATTTGGAATCAG GAAAGCTTAAGGCTAGTGGAGTGGAGTTCACAAGCAGTAATGATGGTCTACATTATCAAGTATTACTTAACCAATTGTCAATCAATAGTGAAGTCATTTTGTCAGCTGGAAGCATAGGTAGCACCCAACTTCTTCTCTTAAGTGGAATTGGTCCAAGAAAACAACTTAAAAAAATGAATATTACTGTTCTTTTAGATTTCCCTTCAGTAGGGAAAGAAGTGCAAGATAATCCTGGTGTAAGCTTTACTATAGAATCCGCAAAACCACTTGAAACTTCATATGGACAAGTAGTGGGCATTCTAGATAATTCGCAACTCTACATTGAAGCTGGTAGCTTTATCCAACAAAATAATGTCACAAATACACAATATTTGGGCCTTCTTGTAAGTAAGTTGGGATTTCCCTTATCAAGGGGTGAGCTTTGGCATAAAAGCATAGACCCTCAAGATAATCCCTATGTCCGTTATAATTACTATTCAAACCCTTTAGATTTACAAAAATGTATGTTTGGTATGAAAGTATTGGTTAATGTAAGTATGACACCTTCTATTCAAGAATTCGCATTTACGGATAATGAATATTCTAAAACACTTCGATTCCTTGGGACAACACTACCAAAGAATCAATCAAGTGATGATGCATTGGCAAAGCTTTGCAAGGATGCACTAGTGTCATTTTACCATTTTCATGGAGGTTGTCAAACTGGTTTGGTGGTTGATGAAAGATATCTAGTGAAAGGTGTTGATAATCTTAGAGTTGTGGATGGTTCAATTTTTAAGGATTCCCCTGGTACCAATCCACAAGCCACTACCATGATGCTTGGAAG GTATATGGGAATTCACATCCTTAAAGAGCGTTCAAACTCTTAA